The following coding sequences lie in one Vitis vinifera cultivar Pinot Noir 40024 chromosome 19, ASM3070453v1 genomic window:
- the LOC100263516 gene encoding pentatricopeptide repeat-containing protein At5g66520: protein MLFALSSFPIPQSPNRNQIHNVKPQSSETLKIDLLRNFNSPFELRQVHAQIIKTNAPLSILPLTRVGLVCAFTPSFHYAQQIFKCVEKQKPETFVWNSCLKALAEGDSPIDAIMLFYRLRQYDVCPDTFTCSSVLRACLNLLDLSNGRILHGVVEKVGFRSNLYLQNMIVHLYASCGEMGEARLLFEKMPQRDVVTWNIMIAQLIKQGDHEGAYDLFSRMPERNVRSWTSMIAGYVQCGKAKEAIHLFAKMEEAGVKCNEVTVVAVLAACADLGALDLGMRIHEYSNRHGFKRNVRISNTLIDMYVKCGCLEEACKVFEEMEERTVVSWSAMIGGLAMHGRAEEALRLFSDMSQVGIEPNGVTFIGLLHACSHMGLISEGRRFFASMTRDYGIIPQIEHYGCMVDLLSRAGLLHEAHEFILNMPMKPNGVVWGALLGACRVHKNVEMAEEAIKHLLELDPLNDGYYVVLSNIYAEAGRWEDTARVRKFMKDRQVKKTPGWSSITVDGVVHEFVAGEESHPDTEQIFQRWEELLEEMRLKGYVPNTSVVLLDIEEGEKVKFVSRHSEKLALVFGLMNTPAETPIRIMKNLRICEDCHSAFKLISAIVNREIVVRDRNRFHCFNDNSCSCRDYW, encoded by the coding sequence ATGCTTTTCGCTCTATCTTCATTCCCCATCCCTCAATCCCCAAACCGTAATCAAATCCATAACGTAAAACCTCAATCTTCAGAAACCCTCAAAATTGATCTTCTCCGCAACTTCAACTCTCCATTTGAGCTCAGACAAGTCCACGCTCAGATCATCAAAACCAACGCTCCTCTATCAATCCTCCCCCTTACTCGAGTTGGCCTTGTTTGCGCTTTCACTCCTTCCTTCCACTATGCTCAACAAATTTTCAAGTGCGTCGAAAAGCAAAAACCTGAGACTTTTGTATGGAATTCTTGTTTGAAAGCCTTAGCTGAAGGGGATTCTCCAATCGATGCAATTATGCTTTTTTATAGGTTGCGCCAGTATGATGTTTGCCCGGATACTTTCACTTGTTCTTCTGTTCTCAGGGCTTGTTTGAATCTATTGGACCTTTCAAATGGTAGAATTCTTCATGGGGTTGTAGAGAAAGTCGGATTTCGGTCCAATTTGTATTTGCAAAACATGATTGTTCATTTGTATGCTTCTTGTGGGGAGATGGGGGAAGCACGGTTGTTGTTTGAGAAAATGCCACAAAGAGACGTTGTGACATGGAATATAATGATAGCCCAATTGATAAAGCAGGGAGACCATGAAGGGGCGTATGATTTATTTTCCCGGATGCCTGAGAGAAATGTGAGGTCATGGACTTCTATGATTGCAGGTTATGTTCAGTGTGGGAAGGCAAAGGAAGCTATTCATCTTTTTGCAAAGATGGAAGAAGCGGGGGTGAAGTGTAATGAGGTGACAGTGGTGGCTGTGCTTGCTGCTTGTGCTGATTTGGGTGCACTTGATTTGGGCATGAGGATTCATGAGTACTCAAATCGACATGGGTTTAAGAGGAATGTCCGTATTTCTAATACTCTAATTGATATGTATGTAAAATGTGGATGCTTGGAGGAAGCGTGTAAAGTTTTTGAAGAGATGGAAGAGCGAACTGTTGTGTCATGGTCAGCCATGATTGGAGGGCTGGCAATGCATGGACGAGCTGAGGAAGCTCTAAGACTCTTCTCTGATATGTCCCAGGTGGGCATTGAGCCCAATGGGGTCACTTTCATTGGACTCTTGCATGCTTGTAGTCACATGGGGTTGATAAGTGAGGGGCGCAGATTCTTTGCCAGCATGACTAGAGATTATGGAATAATTCCCCAGATTGAGCATTATGGTTGTATGGTTGATCTTCTGAGTAGGGCAGGGCTCCTTCATGAGGCCCACGAGTTCATCTTGAACATGCCAATGAAGCCAAATGGGGTTGTGTGGGGTGCTCTCCTTGGGGCATGTAGGGTACACAAAAATGTTGAAATGGCAGAAGAAGCAATCAAACACCTTCTTGAATTGGACCCACTTAATGATGGATACTATGTGGTGTTATCAAACATCTATGCCGAAGCAGGACGATGGGAAGACACAGCAAGAGTAAGGAAGTTCATGAAAGATCGACAAGTGAAGAAAACACCTGGGTGGAGTTCAATCACAGTAGATGGGGTGGTCCATGAGTTTGTGGCTGGGGAGGAGAGCCATCCTGACACAGAGCAGATATTCCAGAGGTGGGAAGAGCTGCTGGAAGAAATGAGGCTAAAAGGATATGTGCCAAACACTTCAGTGGTTCTGCTGGACATAGAAGAGGGTGAGAAGGTGAAATTTGTGTCTCGCCACAGTGAGAAACTAGCCCTGGTTTTTGGGCTAATGAACACACCAGCTGAAACACCGattagaattatgaagaatCTTCGTATCTGTGAGGACTGCCATTCTGCTTTCAAATTGATATCAGCAATTGTTAATAGAGAGATAGTCGTCCGTGACCGGAATCGCTTCCACTGCTTCAATGATAATTCTTGTTCTTGCAGGGACTACTGGTAG
- the LOC100242919 gene encoding ER membrane protein complex subunit 8/9 homolog, which yields MGGELKYEIAQNAYIKLVLHALKHKTAAVNAVLLGRLVTSTDGSHTLQISDAVPLFHSQITLLPPLEIALIQIEEYYGAQDMGIVGYFHANERFDDAELSSVAKNIGDHIYRYFPQAAVILLDNKKLESLPKGKDRSPVMQLYTKDASKNWRHAGSDGSSQLTIKEPSANVVLLDYIASEKWQDIIDFDDHLDDISKDWLNPELFK from the exons ATGGGCGGCGAGTTGAAATACGAGATCGCCCAGAACGCTTACATCAAGCTCGTCCTCCACGCCCTCAAGCACAAGACCGCCGCCGTCAACGCCGTCCTCCTCGGCCGCCTCGTCACCTCTACCGACGGTTCCCACACCCTCCAAATTTCCGACGCCGTACCTCTCTTCCACTCCCAGATCACCCTCCTTCCTCCTCTCGAAATCGCCCTTATTCAG ATAGAGGAGTATTATGGGGCTCAAGACATGGGAATTGTGGGATATTTCCATGCGAATGAGAGGTTCGATGATGCTGAGCTGAGTAGCGTGGCCAAGAATATTGGAGATCACATTTATCGGTATTTCCCTCAGGCCGCGGTGATTTTG TTAGATAACAAGAAGCTTGAATCTTTGCCCAAGGGGAAAGACCGGAGTCCTGTGATGCAG CTTTACACAAAGGATGCATCCAAGAACTGGAGGCATGCTGGATCAGATGGAAGCAGCCAGCTGACCATCAAGGAGCCATCAGCCAATGTAGTCCTCTTGGATTATATTGCCTCAGAGAAATGGCAGGATATCATAGATTTTGATGACCACCTTGATGACATTAGCAA GGATTGGCTGAACCCAGAACTCTTCAAGTAA